AGAGTTGACCCTTCTCCACCCTCTGCTGGATGGTCTCTGGAAGCTGCAGAAGGCGCAGGGTGTTGGCGATCGCAGGGCGGGACTTTCCAACCCGTGCGGCAAGCTCCTCCTGCGAAAGATCGAACTCGTCCATCAGCCGCCGGTAAGCCCGGGCTGCGTCCATTGGACTGATGTCCTCGCGCTGGATGTTCTCGATCAGCGCCACCTCCAGCGACTGCTGATCCTCCATCTCCCGCACCAGAGCCGGGATCCTGCGCAAGCCTGCCACGCGCGCCGCCCTTAGGCGCCGCTCCCCCGCCACCAGTTCGTAGCGACCCTCCCCCGCCGGGCGCACCACCACGGGCTGGATGATTCCATGCTCCCGGATAGACGCGGCCAGTTCCTGGATCGCCGACTCGTCCACGGTTTTGCGGGGCTGACGCGGATTCAGCGCGATGCAATCCACATCCAGCTCCATCACACCGCCCGGATCCGCTGCGGGTATCAGCGCAGAGAGACCCTTACCCAGACCTTTCCTGTCCAAACCTCATCACCTCCAGCGCCAGCCGCCGGTAACTCTCTGCCCCTTTGGAGCGAGGGTCATACTCGATCACAGGAAGTCCGTGGCTCGGTGCTTCGGACAAGCGCACGTTACGCGGCACCACTGTGGGCGACACGAGCTCGCCGAAGCATTCACGCACCTCCCGAACAACATCCTGACTCAGTTTGGTCCGGTAATCGAACATCGTCAGGATCACTCTGGCGATCTCCAGCCTCGGGTTCAACTCCCTGCGCACCAGCTCGAGCGTTCGGAGTAGCTGGCTGATCCCCTCCAGCGCGTAATACTCGCACTGGATCGGGATCAG
The sequence above is drawn from the Armatimonadota bacterium genome and encodes:
- a CDS encoding chromosome partitioning protein ParB → MDRKGLGKGLSALIPAADPGGVMELDVDCIALNPRQPRKTVDESAIQELAASIREHGIIQPVVVRPAGEGRYELVAGERRLRAARVAGLRRIPALVREMEDQQSLEVALIENIQREDISPMDAARAYRRLMDEFDLSQEELAARVGKSRPAIANTLRLLQLPETIQQRVEKGQLSEGHARALLSIPNPNGQLLVADEIIRKGASVREAERMARSWNSAAKGRTVSRETSPHPARAELAAVEEQLRDLFKTRVRVLYAEDRGKIEIEFYGQDDLNRILELIGGIWNRRPV